A window of the Bdellovibrio sp. ZAP7 genome harbors these coding sequences:
- the cysS gene encoding cysteine--tRNA ligase, protein MSLKIYNSQSRQSEEFVPYDPKHVKMYVCGPTVYNFLHVGNFRGPVVFNMVRNWLEYLGYKVSYALNFTDVDDKIIAKANELGMAPGELSEKYIAEYKTDFASLGLRPHDMNPKVTEHMEDILSMVGTLIDKKVAYEAQGDVLYSIETFKDYGKLSGRHTDELLAGARVEVDEKKRSPMDFALWKAAKPGEISWPSPWGPGRPGWHIECSAMIKNIFGDQIDIHGGGMDLIFPHHENEIAQSEGCTGKHFVKYWMHNNMLNFGGQKMSKSLGNIVSLREFVTMYNAEIYKWMIQSVHYRTMSEFGDAAVDRAISGLARVYSAMAMAESYLTPEVTQVDAGFAKITEDAWKKVEAAMNDDFGTPEVFATMFEVVRQFNNQVRRGMKANPAIQGKALAFSQFIKKMGAVLALFQEPAHDFLIKLDNMLLDKANIKRADVDAVVAERSAARANKDFAKSDELRNKLVAMNISVSDTPEGSFWEVTK, encoded by the coding sequence ATGTCTTTGAAGATTTACAACTCTCAATCCCGTCAGTCCGAGGAATTTGTTCCTTACGATCCCAAGCACGTGAAAATGTATGTGTGTGGGCCGACGGTTTATAACTTCCTTCATGTGGGTAACTTCCGTGGACCTGTTGTTTTCAACATGGTTCGTAATTGGTTGGAGTATCTGGGGTACAAAGTGTCTTACGCTTTGAACTTTACAGACGTGGACGACAAAATCATCGCGAAAGCGAATGAATTGGGGATGGCTCCGGGCGAGCTTTCTGAAAAGTACATTGCTGAATACAAGACTGACTTTGCAAGCTTGGGGCTTCGTCCTCACGACATGAATCCAAAAGTAACTGAACATATGGAAGACATTCTTTCGATGGTGGGTACACTCATCGACAAGAAGGTGGCTTACGAAGCTCAAGGCGACGTACTTTACTCGATCGAAACTTTCAAAGACTACGGCAAGCTGAGCGGTCGTCACACGGATGAATTGCTGGCGGGTGCCCGTGTAGAAGTGGATGAGAAAAAGCGTTCTCCAATGGACTTTGCTTTGTGGAAGGCTGCTAAACCCGGAGAAATCTCTTGGCCGTCTCCATGGGGTCCGGGTCGTCCCGGATGGCACATCGAATGCTCGGCGATGATTAAGAATATTTTTGGTGATCAAATCGACATCCACGGTGGTGGGATGGATTTGATTTTCCCGCATCATGAAAATGAAATCGCACAGTCAGAAGGCTGCACGGGTAAGCATTTCGTAAAATACTGGATGCACAACAATATGCTAAACTTCGGCGGTCAAAAAATGTCGAAGTCTTTGGGTAATATCGTTTCGCTTCGTGAGTTTGTTACGATGTACAATGCCGAGATCTATAAGTGGATGATTCAGTCCGTTCATTACCGCACGATGAGTGAGTTCGGTGACGCAGCTGTGGATCGCGCGATCTCTGGCCTTGCGCGTGTGTATTCTGCGATGGCGATGGCGGAAAGCTATCTGACTCCGGAGGTAACTCAAGTGGATGCGGGTTTTGCGAAAATCACAGAAGACGCTTGGAAAAAAGTTGAAGCGGCAATGAATGACGACTTCGGAACGCCGGAAGTGTTCGCTACGATGTTTGAAGTGGTTCGCCAATTCAATAACCAGGTTCGCCGAGGTATGAAGGCAAATCCTGCAATTCAGGGAAAAGCTTTGGCATTCAGTCAGTTCATCAAAAAGATGGGTGCAGTATTGGCATTGTTCCAAGAGCCAGCACATGATTTCTTGATAAAGCTAGATAACATGCTTTTGGATAAAGCAAACATCAAACGCGCTGACGTCGATGCAGTGGTGGCAGAGAGATCCGCTGCTCGTGCGAATAAAGATTTCGCAAAATCGGATGAGCTTCGTAATAAACTGGTGGCGATGAATATTTCTGTGAGTGACACTCCAGAAGGTTCCTTCTGGGAAGTTACGAAATAG
- the gltX gene encoding glutamate--tRNA ligase produces MSSQISPKVRVRFAPSPTGYLHVGGARTALYNYLFAKKNGGEFILRIEDTDEARSTQESLRGVVDDLVWLNLLWAEGVDPVTLKDQGPNGPYKQSERMDIYKKIAEQLLADGKAYYCFLTDAEIEMQREAQMKAGGQPHIQSPYADWTLDKAKAKMAEGGTPPVVRFKTKHLKKDYIFHDIVRGEVKFPSDMVGDFVLLRGGGMPVYNFCCVVDDHLMKMTHVFRAEEHLPNTLRQLMIYEAMGWKAPEFGHMALILDEDRQKLSKRKGAVACGQLKDEGYLASAVLNFIALLGWSHPEGKEIMSVDDMVAAFDISRLNPSGAIFDRVKFKWMNAQHLRALPNAELWKAIQPFLAREKMELPSDPVWQDKSLNLFKPYMEVLADAITLYRPLNDNSYVIQPDAEEVMKLETTKAVLTTWKELVQAHGAEYMTEEEFLKIQDEVKNKTGAKGKNLFQPIRVAVIGQPHGAELKILVPLMKKQSLVTRAEKALATIA; encoded by the coding sequence ATGTCTTCACAAATCTCTCCCAAAGTTCGCGTTCGTTTTGCACCTTCTCCAACTGGCTATTTGCATGTTGGTGGCGCGAGAACTGCTTTATACAACTACCTTTTTGCTAAGAAAAACGGTGGTGAGTTCATCCTTCGTATTGAAGACACCGACGAAGCACGTTCCACTCAAGAATCTTTGCGTGGTGTGGTTGATGACTTGGTTTGGTTGAACCTGTTATGGGCCGAAGGCGTTGACCCAGTTACTTTGAAAGACCAAGGTCCCAACGGTCCTTACAAACAAAGTGAACGCATGGACATTTATAAGAAAATTGCTGAGCAGCTTTTGGCTGACGGCAAAGCTTACTACTGCTTTTTGACTGACGCTGAAATTGAAATGCAACGTGAAGCTCAGATGAAGGCGGGTGGTCAGCCGCACATTCAATCTCCGTATGCAGATTGGACTTTGGATAAAGCCAAAGCGAAAATGGCTGAAGGTGGAACTCCACCGGTTGTCCGTTTTAAAACAAAGCACCTTAAAAAAGACTACATCTTTCACGACATCGTTCGCGGTGAAGTGAAGTTCCCATCCGACATGGTTGGTGATTTCGTTCTTCTTCGTGGCGGCGGTATGCCGGTTTATAACTTCTGTTGTGTGGTGGATGATCATTTGATGAAGATGACCCACGTTTTCCGTGCGGAAGAACATCTTCCCAACACTCTTCGTCAGTTGATGATTTACGAAGCGATGGGTTGGAAAGCGCCTGAGTTCGGCCACATGGCTTTGATCTTGGATGAAGACCGTCAAAAACTTTCTAAACGTAAAGGTGCTGTCGCTTGTGGTCAGTTGAAAGACGAAGGCTACCTGGCATCGGCTGTATTGAACTTCATCGCGCTTCTTGGTTGGTCACATCCTGAAGGTAAAGAGATCATGTCTGTAGACGATATGGTTGCAGCGTTTGATATCTCTCGTTTGAATCCTTCGGGCGCGATCTTTGACCGCGTGAAATTCAAATGGATGAATGCGCAGCACTTGCGTGCTTTGCCGAATGCAGAGTTATGGAAAGCGATTCAGCCGTTCCTGGCTCGCGAGAAAATGGAATTGCCTAGCGATCCGGTATGGCAGGATAAGTCCTTGAACTTGTTTAAGCCGTATATGGAAGTTTTGGCTGATGCGATCACTTTGTATCGTCCATTGAATGACAACTCTTACGTGATTCAACCAGATGCTGAAGAAGTGATGAAACTTGAAACGACGAAAGCTGTATTGACGACCTGGAAAGAATTGGTTCAGGCACACGGTGCTGAATACATGACCGAAGAGGAATTCCTGAAAATCCAAGACGAAGTTAAAAACAAAACGGGTGCTAAAGGTAAGAACTTGTTCCAGCCGATTCGTGTGGCCGTGATCGGTCAGCCCCACGGGGCCGAGCTTAAAATTCTGGTTCCGTTGATGAAAAAGCAATCCTTGGTTACGCGCGCTGAAAAAGCCCTGGCGACAATCGCTTAA
- a CDS encoding CarD family transcriptional regulator codes for MLTFNIGDNAVYPGYGVVKVVAIETKEMLGAKISFYNMQLVDTGLKIMIPTTNVKSAGLRPIISKDEAARVVSILKEKDVKIDNQTWNRRYREYMEKIKTGSVFEIAEVLRDLFLLKADKELSFGERKMLDSARSLLLKELTLATSEAELFNEEEVKAIFGITG; via the coding sequence ATGCTGACGTTCAATATCGGCGATAATGCAGTTTATCCCGGCTATGGTGTGGTAAAGGTCGTCGCGATCGAGACAAAAGAAATGCTCGGCGCAAAGATCTCTTTCTACAACATGCAGTTGGTAGATACGGGCCTTAAAATCATGATTCCTACAACAAACGTTAAGTCTGCGGGTCTTCGCCCGATCATCTCTAAAGATGAAGCAGCTCGCGTTGTTAGTATTCTTAAAGAAAAAGACGTTAAAATCGACAATCAAACATGGAATCGCCGTTACCGCGAGTACATGGAAAAGATCAAAACAGGATCAGTATTCGAAATCGCTGAAGTTTTACGCGATTTGTTCCTTTTGAAAGCAGATAAAGAGCTTTCTTTCGGCGAACGCAAGATGCTTGATTCAGCTCGTTCCCTTTTGTTGAAAGAACTGACTTTGGCTACTAGCGAAGCTGAATTGTTCAACGAAGAAGAAGTGAAAGCGATCTTCGGCATCACTGGTTAA
- a CDS encoding S8 family serine peptidase, whose amino-acid sequence MQKWTRLFITSALAVTTASPAYAGSLLRFNSGTVNPGLQAQALTFSDKVASDYIVQFSNKITAKDRSALQARFEVFGYLPDDALVVRGTLSDLNSFRQSHPGVYAIVKYQAQYKISNDIAPVSVFNKDQSQSLLIQLFKASDAKAVVASLKKMNASLQVVNGKSIVALVARGQIYNIANLTGVEHVQNTPEITTMDFPLDQKMDPIVKGAGDYSDIKGDETGTKTMKFDSVWSLGLTGRGQIAAMADTGLDSGNINQIASDFSGAVKSGYAFGLWAKTWEDPMGHGTHVAGSILSRGTASGGRLKGGAYDAQFVAEGMWSPMLNGLSVPSKLADLFEKANADGARVHSNSWGAVKNFGAYDSMAVQVDEWMNNNQDMLVIFAAGNSGVDMNKDGRIDGGSIGTPGTAKNVLTVGASKNKTSTGGIQVPVSKLRAAAEAWSAEPIFSSMLSDRDDGIAMFSSRGPTLDGRVKPEIVAPGTNILSNRSHIKNASPLWGAYNDDYAWSGGTSMATPLTAGAVTVTRQMLVEKWGVQNPSAAVLKAMIMHSADDLYPGQFGEVGASRGQELLTRRPNSDEGYGRVNMDNMVKMMSNTIVADDRDGVATNQSETYEFNLNAPGKLYANLVWTDAPGSANASKALVNDLDLILTGPNGTVSMNDHVNNAEMIETSLPAGSYKLTVKGNNVPAGKNGGRQPYALVFSVQ is encoded by the coding sequence ATGCAAAAATGGACTCGTCTATTTATTACGTCAGCACTTGCGGTTACGACTGCTAGTCCTGCATACGCAGGAAGCCTATTGAGATTCAATTCAGGAACAGTAAATCCTGGTTTGCAAGCTCAAGCTCTTACTTTCTCTGATAAAGTCGCTTCAGACTATATCGTTCAATTTTCTAACAAGATCACAGCGAAGGATCGCTCTGCTCTTCAAGCGCGCTTTGAAGTGTTTGGCTATTTGCCAGACGACGCTTTGGTTGTGCGTGGGACATTGTCGGATTTGAATTCATTCCGTCAATCGCACCCGGGTGTTTACGCGATCGTAAAATACCAAGCTCAATACAAAATCAGCAATGATATCGCTCCTGTAAGCGTATTTAATAAAGATCAATCTCAAAGTCTTTTGATCCAGCTTTTCAAAGCTTCTGATGCAAAAGCGGTTGTTGCTTCATTGAAAAAAATGAATGCCAGCCTTCAAGTTGTAAATGGTAAATCTATCGTAGCCTTGGTTGCTCGTGGCCAAATCTATAATATTGCGAACCTAACGGGTGTAGAGCACGTTCAAAACACGCCGGAAATCACAACTATGGATTTCCCATTGGATCAAAAAATGGATCCGATCGTTAAAGGTGCTGGCGATTACTCAGACATCAAAGGTGACGAAACAGGAACTAAAACTATGAAGTTTGATTCTGTTTGGTCCTTGGGTCTAACAGGTCGTGGTCAAATCGCGGCTATGGCAGATACAGGTTTGGATTCTGGTAACATCAACCAAATCGCATCTGATTTTTCGGGCGCAGTTAAATCCGGTTACGCTTTCGGTTTGTGGGCTAAAACTTGGGAAGATCCAATGGGTCACGGAACTCACGTAGCGGGTTCTATCTTGAGCCGTGGAACTGCTTCAGGTGGCAGACTTAAAGGTGGCGCCTATGATGCTCAGTTTGTTGCTGAAGGTATGTGGTCTCCAATGCTTAACGGTTTAAGTGTTCCTTCTAAGCTTGCAGATTTGTTTGAAAAAGCAAACGCAGACGGTGCGCGTGTTCACTCCAATTCTTGGGGCGCAGTTAAGAACTTCGGTGCTTACGACTCTATGGCTGTTCAAGTCGACGAGTGGATGAACAACAACCAAGATATGCTTGTGATCTTCGCAGCTGGTAACAGTGGTGTGGACATGAATAAAGACGGTCGCATTGATGGCGGTTCTATCGGAACTCCAGGGACTGCGAAAAACGTTCTGACTGTTGGTGCTTCTAAAAATAAAACCTCAACAGGTGGTATCCAGGTTCCAGTCAGCAAGCTTCGTGCAGCTGCTGAAGCTTGGTCTGCAGAGCCGATCTTCTCGTCTATGTTGTCTGACCGTGATGATGGTATCGCGATGTTCTCTTCCCGTGGTCCTACTTTGGATGGCCGTGTGAAACCAGAAATCGTGGCTCCAGGTACAAACATCCTTTCTAACCGTTCTCACATCAAAAATGCTTCTCCACTTTGGGGCGCATACAATGATGACTACGCTTGGTCGGGTGGTACTTCTATGGCGACTCCTCTAACAGCAGGGGCGGTAACTGTTACTCGCCAAATGTTGGTTGAAAAATGGGGCGTGCAAAATCCTTCTGCAGCTGTGCTAAAAGCAATGATCATGCACTCTGCGGATGATTTGTACCCAGGTCAGTTCGGTGAGGTCGGTGCCTCTCGCGGCCAAGAGCTTTTGACTCGTAGACCAAATTCGGACGAAGGTTACGGCCGCGTGAACATGGATAACATGGTTAAAATGATGAGCAACACGATCGTTGCTGATGACCGTGACGGTGTCGCGACGAACCAATCTGAAACTTATGAGTTCAATCTAAATGCTCCAGGCAAACTGTATGCAAACTTGGTTTGGACAGATGCTCCGGGGTCTGCGAATGCATCTAAAGCATTGGTAAATGACCTTGATTTGATTTTGACTGGTCCAAACGGAACAGTATCTATGAATGATCACGTGAACAATGCCGAGATGATCGAAACGTCTTTGCCAGCGGGCTCTTACAAGCTAACTGTTAAAGGTAACAACGTTCCTGCGGGCAAAAACGGTGGCCGTCAGCCATACGCCCTTGTTTTCAGCGTTCAGTAG